A stretch of Lathyrus oleraceus cultivar Zhongwan6 chromosome 6, CAAS_Psat_ZW6_1.0, whole genome shotgun sequence DNA encodes these proteins:
- the LOC127097354 gene encoding transcription repressor OFP16, with protein sequence MPSLFSKQLHLCFFKLKYPTVLSQPHSQQTTTPSPSPLYTFHFNTTFTHHHEPEPEDHISDDTTELPSPDFASVFASQRFFFSSPGSSNSITESESPPNNTPSYNSLIPMEGSVKRVAKYSVNPYVDFLRSMHEMVQSQQQVFDVTNDWDYLHELLLCYLALNPTHTHKYIVRAFTQLLIDLLSSSSSSSFSSLPPPSPPSRNNNNNRL encoded by the coding sequence ATGCCAAGTCTATTTTCCAAACAACTCCACCTCTGTTTTTTCAAGCTCAAATACCCCACAGTTCTCTCCCAACCTCACTCACAACAAACCACTACTCCATCACCATCACCACTTTATACCTTCCATTTCAACACAACCTTCACCCACCACCACGAACCCGAACCCGAAGACCATATCTCCGATGACACCACTGAACTTCCATCCCCCGACTTCGCCTCCGTCTTCGCATCCCAACGATTCTTCTTCTCCTCCCCCGGCAGCTCCAACTCCATCACAGAATCAGAGTCTCCCCCCAACAACACTCCATCCTACAACTCGTTGATACCAATGGAAGGTAGCGTGAAAAGGGTGGCAAAATACTCTGTAAACCCTTACGTCGATTTCCTCCGTTCTATGCATGAAATGGTTCAATCTCAACAACAAGTGTTCGATGTTACTAACGATTGGGATTATCTTCATGAGCTTCTCTTATGTTACCTTGCTCTTAATCCTACACACACTCACAAATATATTGTTCGAGCTTTCACTCAACTCCTTATCGACCTTTTATCTTCCTCCTCCTCTTCATCATTCTCCTCTTTGCCGCCACCTTCACCACCTTCTCGGAATAACAACAATAACAGACTCTGA